Genomic DNA from Coffea arabica cultivar ET-39 chromosome 7e, Coffea Arabica ET-39 HiFi, whole genome shotgun sequence:
GTGATGGGGCAGAGGAACCCACAGGGGCAACGGCTGGGGCTAATGGGGATGGTCTTGCTGGGAATGGTTCTATAGTCTTTGTGTTATCAAGAATGAAGGTAAGCTTTCTGCCTGTGGGCTTTGGTTCTTTTGCCTCCTTGACTATAACATGGACTTTCTTTAGGTTGAAAAAGCCAAGATTTTCCATGGCCTCTAAGTGGGAGTCGAGCAAAATGTTGGCATTATCTGACAATGTGGGAAAGTGTGACGGTGGGTTCGCTAAATAAGGTGAGTTGATGTGTTGCAAGAAGCTTAGCAGGGGTTTAATATGTGTTTCTGCTATGTCAGACCTGAATGTTCCCGCATTTGGGTGCATACAGCTGGAAGAGAAAGAAGCAGAGACTTTGATTTCTTGATGCAAACCCCACCTGGTAAGAGTGTAGTGGATGTTCTTTAATGATGGCAAAATCAAAGTCAAGTATTCCTCTTGGCCTTTCTCGCAGAGGAGAGTGTGACCAACAACAATGGTGGTAATGTTAATGCCAGGGTAGTGAGCCAGAACATGTGCCCTGGTCCAACTTTCAGCCATGAGAATGCTGCTGGAAACCGCTTTGAGTTGCTCATTTGGCACCACAGCAGCTGTCTGAGATAAAGCCTCTCGACTCACCGGGATTGAGTGGTCATAGAGCTTTAATAGCTCAACTGATGATTCTTGACCTGATGCTGCaacgaaaataaattttttttacatcTTCAATATCGAGACATTCGGCACATTTATGTGATGTACTTGGATGGAAGATGACTGGTGCTTACCATATAGAGCAAAAGAGATGAAGAACAAGTAGAAAAGCCTCAGCATTTGGATCATCTCTCAGCAAAAGAGAGTAGAATGTGCAACCAAAGAAGTGACTCCAGCTCCTGGAAGACCAAGAAGTAGGAAGCCTGCTTTCTCAGGCTCAAAGTTTTTTGGCCTACAAAGATCGAAGtagaataataaaatattatcatAACCACAATGAGATTTATTAATAGCTAATTTAATGTGGTCCTAATTCTTAAAAGTGTGACCGGAGCAGTTACCTGCATAAAAGCACTGGAGGGTAGAACTTAAAATGAGAGTGTACCTTTGGAAGTGGAATCGGACTTAAAAAGAGTAACCAAAATTTTCAACCGCAGTATTCTCTCGATTGAAGATTGAAGAGAGAATCGGTACGAGGAGCAGCAGAAGATTTTTTAAGTAGCGTCGGAGGTGGCAAAAGGTGAGTCGTGGTGTGGAATACTGGGACAAGACCACATGCATTGGGCGTGGGAAGTGCATACCTTGATACGGTTCTAATCTGGGTAGCATCAAGCCAATGGATTGTTATTTCATTCTTGATTATTTGACCCCACCAATTGATTGCTAACATAACATTTGGTCCAATTATTACATTAAGGATTTAATTTCTGCACAGTCCTTGATATTTTTACAGACCattttaccttttcttttcttcattatttttccgTCCGACTATAGAGTGATTTTAGTCTCGGAATCCAGCTGTCTGTTGTCCTTGGTAGCTGCGACTTGCGAACCAGTGGGGAGCATCAAATGATCACGAGGCCACAATGAACAAAGGGGTTAGAAAAGTCCAACCATTTCCCCCCGGCTCTTGGATGCTCAAATGGATAAACCGTTTGGGCCAAAACTGTGAATTGAAGAATTGGGTCCTCGGAAAGGGCATCAGTAAAGATGGGATGGGACTACTGAGCCAGTTGACAGCTAACCTCTCGTGGGCCCAAATGGACTTCTGTGCCAACCTGAGTGACATCTCTCAACATCCTggaccccttttttttttgtaaaaaagaaaCAGCCTACAGAGAGCTTCCTGGTGCTATTTTTCAGATTCGGATCCTTTCGCAGTTGCGCTTGTACTAGCAGAGCAGTtgatttaaaattcaaaaagctCCGACGGAAAAAACCACACTTCACCAACTGTGGATCCGTGTACTTGCGCTCCTGAATGAGCGCTACAACCAAATTGATTTATGCGtttcaaacctttttttttttttttggcacagGAACAGAGAGAAAATTCAGAAATGTTGGGTGGTCATCAGTTTTTTTCAATGGAGTAAGTGTGGAATGCGTGTTTGGTGAGTAGAATGTAGGAAGAAACATGAAATCgttgttgaaacttgaaaggtGATATAATTGATTCCATTCCATTCCATCCCATGCACAGGTTTTGTGACTGGGGAAGTTCTCCAGGCTTTGCATAAAATGCGGTAACGAGTCCTGGGACGATACTGATTGAATCCTGAGAAGAAGCAATTGCCAAAGGCGTGTTTGCCGTGCGAGTTGGAACTGCCCTTTCTTTTTCCCTGGAATTATTCTAATTTGTACAAAGGGGATTCAAAGGTTTCGTATTGTCCACTCCAGGACAAAACACATCCTAGTAGTAACCTCGCTTTTACCGTTTTTTTCAATCTCATCTTTTGCTGCATCCAGATCCCAGAGCACATAACTTTTCCTCTTTAATTTCTGTAGGGCTATGTTGTTACGTTTCGAATGGTCTCTGAACAAAAAgtaacttatcacttattttttgaaataagttTTACCCAAAAAATTCAGCGCCACTTAATTAAAtcagatgtttaattttttattagggTTAAAATGAAAAAACCCCCTGTGGTATACCTAATGCACAGAAAAACCCCCCGTGGTTTCAAAACATAAAAAACGACATCTCAttttttgaactaaattataaattaacaaaattcgttaaacttaacgaaaaTGACGATTTTGGCAGTTAAACTTACCGGATTCCGTTAAATTTACCGGATtctattagtttacaatttagttcaaaatatgaggtattattttgtatgttttgaaaccacgGGGAGCTTTTCTGTGCATTAGGTGTATCACAGGAGACTTTTTTGTTATTAatcattttattatcaaacgcgCCTAACCATGTTAAGATTTGAATTCACTAGATTTAAGTATTGAATGTGGTCATCAAGCAGGGCCTAATATTTGTTACGGATGATGAAGGCAAGTACAGTCCTATGCTCAAAGCCAGCCGATTCTTAGTGCAGATCAAACAGAAAAGGTAATCGAGCACGAGCAGCAGCTATTTTGCATCTGCCTGCCGTGGATGATTATATACGCTGCTGAAGCAAAGTAGATGCTTGACGTGCAGGACGATAATGGAATTTTCATCACTATTCCAGTATGCTATCCTTAACAAGCTCAATAAACTTTAAGGAGAAAAACACGGATTATATTAGTACCTCAAAAAGTAGCAAGTAGTATTTGTTACGATTTCCAAATAAAGTAGAAAAAGAACGGCAGTGACAACTgacaaataaattataaaaacttcaaaaaaggaATTAAGAGCAATACAGGAATTTTAATTACTAACTTCTCCTACACCACTGTTGTCAAGTGCCTCCTTGACCTCGTAATACAAAATCCTGTGCGACAGTagttttgtttcaattgcataTCATTAGCTTTGGTGGTGCAGGGGGGACAAATTAACATGCTGCTGCATCTTCAACCCTCTATTGGAGTGCTTTAAGAATTTAAGATACAAGAGCACTACAGGTTAAGATAAATCTATGGTGGGAGTACAGAAAGAACATTTGTCGCATAATAACAGTAGTGTATGAACTCAGGATGAAAGTTGCCCACAAAGGCATTCATTCATAAAGTAAAAGCACACTTGTTTTCCCCTTTTCCGCAACGTTCCACTTGTCTCGTTGCACCTGAAGCAAAGAACATCAGTAAAAATACAGTATCGTGTCTGATATACTTTGTTACTAACAGCGTTGTGGCCCTTGTGGGAAATCCGGAGACTGGATCCTAAGCTCTGGGAACATCATTTATTTAAGGTTCTTTAATGGTTAAACAAGGCCTTAATGGCGCAACGGTATAagacaaagaagaaaaagggctCTAACTTAAGAAAATTGACGTAAGAAAAGTCTAAAgcaataatttcagaaattccTGCTGAGCTccttgaagttttaaaaattgtaCTCATCCTTCTTATTCGCCTAAAATGATAATACTAGTTTTAACATCTTAATAAAACTTACCTTGTTGGGTATGAATAGATAAAAGATTGggatttataattatttttttcctttctctttcttattccTCCTGTTTATATTTTTGCCAATAAAACCATAAAATATAAATTCTGACCACTAAATGTTGAACTAgtgacttttttgttttttgatgaCTTTGAATGTGATCTAATTTTTATTTGTcgatcttttttctttattggtGTCAAAAGAAACACTGGTTCAAAAAGAAATTACTCAAAAGACTACTTCCAGACTATGATAGTTTTACCAATCTAAAAATCCACAAATTCTAAAAGAATTATAACAAtcctttctttttaaaatttaaaaaatatatatatctccACTAAGTCACCATTAAAATAACCTATCGTAGTAATAGAACTTTTTGTCATAATTGCTTATCAACAATAAACATGGTATTAAAAAATTCGCATTTTTTCCTTATATTTGTGCTAGATATGTTACGGCTGGTTTGGAAAGTGATTCAAACCTTATAAGCTGTGGATCTTTTAGCGCATTCaattaaaattttgatcaaatttagGTCTTGTTTGGCAATTGAgtttttttgtcaagtttatatgctacaagttttttaaaaactttagctacagtaaccacaaaaaaattctcatagtttttaaactataaatttcaaaatattaaaaaatttacacacttcacaaattttttaaaaaacttctacagtaagttacagtaaaattttggacaaacacccaaaaaactcacttgccaaacgggGCCTTAAAGTTTGGTTACCAAAAGCGTTAAATTAGCGAGAATAGgtgcaatttttaaaaattcaaggGAGCTCTTTGAAATTGCTAGAAATCTCAGGGAGgcttatgaaattatcccatagtTTAATAATCACTACTCTCTTTTTCCTCCTGGATGCTATCTTCGTCGACCGTCATGTCAAGTGAATTAGCTATTTTGTCAATCTAAATCTGTTCTCCAATAATGGTCACATCATTGATTCATGGTACAAAGTCAGTCGCGGTGGGCTTTTAGAGTTTAGAGCTAAGATCCTAGGCCTTGCATAGAAATAAAAAATCAGCTTCTCAACACCGACAATTTTTTATCAACTAACTACTCTACTCATTAGGCTTGGttcttatattaaaaaaaaagaaggaaaaaaaaaataaaatgttcaAGATCTTTTGCACTGGTGGCGTAGAAATAATTTGTGTAGGCTAGAAGTCTGTCTTTAGAAACACTAATAGATCATATTCCTTTCTGGTGGAGAAATTAATCATTCGACTCCAGAGACAAATACGCAGTCCAATGAAACAACTATGTGAGACTAAAAGCTTTTTGTTGAAGTGACTATGATGAGAAATAACCGGTATAATTAATCATGAAtgcttttattttataattctcTCCATGCGGCCATTTTATGCCCATTCAATACTTCAATTggtattttatttctttgaacgAATTGGTCCCAACCAAAAAGTTGGCtgaagaaaaaatatttttttttctttttttttttgtggtagaGAAGCCAGAAAGCAAtttggggaaaaaagaaagaaaacagcaaTATAATGTAGGCCACCAAAGTATTAGTCTAGTTTCTGCCGtagatttatttattatttggctGTGCCTGTTATGATGAAAACGATAGTACCGGGACTGTCCAAACAATAAAAACgccaatatatatatgtatatatccaagaaaaagtgaaaaagatgTGTAAAGGAAAAGCAGGatgccaaaaacaaaaaaaaaaaagcatatgcCGCTGGACTTGTGCTTTGGGCCGTTTCGCCAATCCCTGCTAGAAATCTAGACTCGTCAGTGGAGGGAGACGTGACTGCTGGCAGAGTCACATTTTGGAaagataaggaaaaaaaaaaacgctaATCCTGCAATAAAACGcacatcaaatctcatttcctTGGGTCTTACAGCCAGCCATGATAATTAATGGTAGGAGTAATAATTTATTACGTGCATGCCTTAATCATTAGTACAGAGATTTGTTGCCCTATTTGACGTAAACTACCCGCGTAGAATCCTAGCCGTCA
This window encodes:
- the LOC113701418 gene encoding glucan endo-1,3-beta-glucosidase 1 gives rise to the protein MIQMLRLFYLFFISFALYASGQESSVELLKLYDHSIPVSREALSQTAAVVPNEQLKAVSSSILMAESWTRAHVLAHYPGINITTIVVGHTLLCEKGQEEYLTLILPSLKNIHYTLTRWGLHQEIKVSASFSSSCMHPNAGTFRSDIAETHIKPLLSFLQHINSPYLANPPSHFPTLSDNANILLDSHLEAMENLGFFNLKKVHVIVKEAKEPKPTGRKLTFILDNTKTIEPFPARPSPLAPAVAPVGSSAPSHAAESPLPPWPGKVSPPPLSFPVSPELPPVINPAYPPYGLHLPPCNPSGGGGSGAVAAPVASVRRGLWCVAKPSVPPETLQDALDYACGEGGADCEAIRPRGSCYYPNTVTAHASYAFNSYWQKTKKNGGTCGFGGTAMLIDSDPSYRHCRFILAQ